Within Burkholderia cepacia GG4, the genomic segment CGCTTCGGACGCGAGGCTCCAGCGATCGAGGATCTGCTGGTAGCGTCCGTTCCGGATCAACCCGTTCAGCGCGACTGTCAGCGGATCGGCGAGCCCGCTGCCGCGGCGCGTCGCGATCGCGATGTCGGCCGTGCGCGGCCAGCCGCCGCTGATCGCGCCGACGAGCCGCGTCTTGCCTTGCTGCGCGCTCTGGTACGCGAGCACCGAGTTCACGCTGAACACGGCATCCGCGCGGCCCGACTGCACCGCGACGATCCGCATCGCCTGGTCGTCGTAGTACTGCACCTGCACGGGCTTGAGGCCGTGCGCGACGTTCTCGCGGTCCCACGCGAGCAGGATTTTTTCCTGGTTGGTGCCGGCGTCGGTCACGATGCGCAGCCCCGCGACGTCCTTCGGCTCGCGGATCGACTGGATCTTGCTGTCGTTGCGGACGTAGAAGCCGACCTGGTCCTTGCGGTAGGTCGAGAAATCGAACTTCTGCTTGCGCTCCTCGGTGACGGTGACGTTCGAGATCACCGCGTCGACTTTCCCCGATTCGAGCGCGAGCGGCCAGTCGGCCCACGCGAGCGGGACGATCTTCAGTTTGCGGCCGAGGCTGTCGGACACGAGCTGGCCGACGTCCGCGTCGAAGCCGATCACCGTGCGCGCGTCGGTCGCATACGAGCTGATCGGCGGCAGGCTCGGCGCGATGCCGATCGTCAGCGTGCCGGCTTCGGCGAACTTGAACGATGCGGGCACCGCGCGTTCGACGGCCGCATCGGTCGTGCCGCGCGGGCGGCTGCGCTGCTCGGGGCTCAGGTCGAAGGTCGCGGCGGCCGCGGCGAGTGCGGTCACGCCGATCAGCGCGGCGGCCAGCGTGCGGATCGCACGCGGTGTGAAGGGTACGGCTCGTTGCATGGATGCGTCCTGTTGTTGTCGTGTTGTCGTGTTGTCGTGAACGGATTCGGATCAGGCGGCGGGTTCAGCGCGGCAGCACCGCTTCGGGCAGCGGCGCCCACAGATCGGCGAGCGTCGACGTGCGAGACGGTTCGACGAGATCCTTGCCGAAGCGCAGGTGGAAATACGCTTCCGGATCGATCGACGAATCGAACAGCCGCGTATAGCCGGTGCGGTCGTACAGCGCCCACGCTTCGGGCTGGCGAAAGCCGGTGGTCAGGTACACGCGTCGATAGCCCTGCTGCGCGGCGCGCAGTTCGAGTGCGTCGACGATGACGCGCGCGAGTCCCTGGCGGCGCAGGTCGGTGCGGGTCCAGATGCGTTTGAGTTCGGCGGTCTGCGCGTCGTAGCGCTTGAACGCGCCGCCGCCGATCGTCTCGCCGTCGCGCAGCAGCAGCACGAACGCGCCTTCGGGCGGCGCGAACAGCTCGGCCGGATAGCGCGTGAGTTCGTCGCGCGCGGATGCGCGACTGTCGGGGCGGTACGCGTCGTAGCGCGTCGCGTATTCGTCGATCAGCGCGTCGATC encodes:
- a CDS encoding ABC transporter substrate-binding protein; the encoded protein is MQRAVPFTPRAIRTLAAALIGVTALAAAAATFDLSPEQRSRPRGTTDAAVERAVPASFKFAEAGTLTIGIAPSLPPISSYATDARTVIGFDADVGQLVSDSLGRKLKIVPLAWADWPLALESGKVDAVISNVTVTEERKQKFDFSTYRKDQVGFYVRNDSKIQSIREPKDVAGLRIVTDAGTNQEKILLAWDRENVAHGLKPVQVQYYDDQAMRIVAVQSGRADAVFSVNSVLAYQSAQQGKTRLVGAISGGWPRTADIAIATRRGSGLADPLTVALNGLIRNGRYQQILDRWSLASEALDQSRTNPPGLPKS
- a CDS encoding GNAT family N-acetyltransferase: MATNDRIIDTTPLDVRAQPLIDALIDEYATRYDAYRPDSRASARDELTRYPAELFAPPEGAFVLLLRDGETIGGGAFKRYDAQTAELKRIWTRTDLRRQGLARVIVDALELRAAQQGYRRVYLTTGFRQPEAWALYDRTGYTRLFDSSIDPEAYFHLRFGKDLVEPSRTSTLADLWAPLPEAVLPR